The following nucleotide sequence is from Flavobacterium sp. N1736.
AATTAAAAGTTACGGACAAGCAGCACAGGAAAAAAGTGTGTACAGAGGTTTTTGGGGAAGGTTTGATCAGACAAAAAATTTCCCGGAAATGGCAGGTCAAAACTTAAAATTATTTTTTGATTTTAATACCGAAGAAGGAGAAAAAATCAAAATAAAAATGGCTTTATCGCCTGTAAGTTCTGCCGGAGCGCTTGAGAATATGGAAAAAGAAGTTCCGGGTTGGGATTTCGAAAAAGTAAAAAGGCAAAGTCAGGAAATTTGGAACAAAGAATTGAACAAAATTCAAATTGAAACCATTCAGAAAGAAGATTTAGTTAATTTTTATACCGCAATGTATCACGCCTTTTTAGGACCAACAGAATACATGGATTTAGACGGAAATTATAAAGGTTTAGATATGAATATTCATAAAGCCGAAAATTTTAAAAATTACACAAGTTATTCTCTTTGGGATACTTACAGAGCTTTACATCCATTATTTAATATTTTACAGCCAGCCAGAAACTCAGATATGATCAGTTCAATGTTAGCGCATTCAGATCAAAGTGTGCATAAAATGCTGCCAATCTGGTCGCATTATGCCAATGAAAACTGGTGTATGATTGGGTATCATTCTGTTTCAGTAGTTGCCGATGCAATCGTAAAAGGCAATACCAATTTTGATCCTGAAAAAGCACTTCAGGCTTGTGTGAACACGGCAAAAGTTCCATATTATGACGGTTTGGAGTATTATATGAAAATGGGATATGTTCCCGAAGATAAAAACGGTTCTTCGGTTTCTAAAACGTTAGAATACGCTTATGATGATTGGGCAATTGCTCAGGCAGCCAAGAAATTAGGCAAAACTGAAATCTATAATGAATTTATCGAAAGATCTAAAAATTATAAAAACGTTTACGATGCCAAAACAGGTTTTATGCGTCCTAAGTTAAATGATGGAACTTTCAAAAAAGAATTTGATCCGTTAGACACACACGGACAAGGTTTTATCGAAGGAAATTCATGGAATTACAGTTTATATGTGCCACAAGATCCTGCAGAAATGATTAAAATGATGGGCGGAAACGACAAATTTAATGTTCGATTAGATTCATTATTCAGCATGCATTTGCCCGATAAATATTTTGAAAATACAGAAGATATTACAAGAGAAGGAATTATTGGGAATTATGTACATGGAAATGAACCTTCACATCATGTTGTATATTTATACGATTGGACAAATTCGCCTTGGAAAGCACAAGATAAAATTAGAATGATCCTGAAAAAAATGTACAGAAACGGAGCTGACGGTTTAGGCGGAAATGACGATTTTGGACAAATGAGTGCCTGGTATATTTTTAGCAGTTTAGGATTTTATCCCGTTGCACCGGGTTCTGATGAATATGCATTGGGAAGTCCGTTGGTTAAAAAAGCTCTTTTTAATTTAGAAAACGGAAAGAATTTTGAAGTCGAAACCGTAAATCAATCCGATAAAAATGTCTTTGTCAGTAAAGTTTTGTTGAATGGAAAACAATTAGATAAACCTTTCCTAAAACATTCTGATGTAATAAATGGCGGAAAAATTACTTTTTATATGACTAATAAACCGAATAAGAAAAATTATTAAGTTTTACGAGCCAAACCTAACAGGTTTTAAAAACCTGTTAGGTTTCTTTATGTTAAGTATTGAGCAGATTTAGAAAATCTTTTTAATTCTTTTAATCTGTGGCAAAAAAAATAATAAAAAAGAATAATAACGAAGTTTGCAAAAACTTCACGAAATTTGCATTTCAAATAAAGACAATTAAATATGAAAGTAAATCTAAAATCAGGAATTGATAAATTGCTTTTCGGAATGAAGCAAAATGATGTTACGGCAGCTTTAGGAAAACCTGATAAAAATTATAAAGATGAAGATGACAATGTAATTTTTGTGTATAACTCGCATAAAATCAGATTGACATTTTATGAGGAAGAGGATTTAAAATTAGGATATTTAGTAGCTTCAAGCCCTGAATTAGAAGTTTTTGGTTTTAAATTAATTGGAAGAACAATTGCAGATGTAAAGAAAGATTTCGCAACAAAAGGAATCACAAAATACAATCAGGAAACTTTTGATACTTTCGAAAACTACTTTAATGAAGATAATTGGTTTATTCTTCAAACTGAATTTGATGAAGTGGTAAAGTTTGAAATTGGAGCAATTATCAATGATAAAGACGAGTTCGACTGGAAGTTTCCGGTTAAGAAATAAGATGTAAAGATTTGCACAAAAAAAAACCGACAATCACTTGTCGGTTTTTTTTGTGTATTGATAAAAAGAAATTATCCTTTTAACCATGCTGTTTTAAGTTTTTCTTTTGAAGCATCTGTTGCTTTAAAAGTTTCTTTTTCTTCGTATGGTAATTTCACAGTACCTTTTACAGTTTGTTCTTTGCCATCACGTTTTATTTGAAGTGTAATTGGATCGTTTTCTTTCCAGTTTTCACTTTCTGTAATTAAGTCATAGATATTAGTTAATGAATATGGTTTATTGTTTACAGAAAGGATAATATCACCACCTTTTAAATTTAATCCTTTAAAGAAATCATTTGGTTCAATATCAGGACGAATAGCAATTTCTTTTGTTTGTTTATCAATTTTAATATACGGAGTTTGTCCTTTTAAGAAAATTGGTCCGGCAGTTTTTTCTGATGATTTTGTAACACCAACTTTAGCCAAATAAAAATCGTAAGGAATTGGCGTTGTTCCTGAAACATATTTATTTAAAAATTCACCAACTTCAGGATAAGTCAATTGCGTAATTTTCGCAAAAAGTTCGTTATCATTAAAAGGTTTTTCAACACCGTATTCGCTGGCTAATTTATGCATTAAGTCAAGAATTCCTCTTTCGCCATTGCTTTTTTCTCTAATAATGATGTCAATACACATACCAATTAAAGCTCCTTTTTGATATACATTCAAGTATTGGTCTTTGTATGGCTGCTCTAAAACATTTTTACTCATTACAGTAAATGACATTGTATCATTTAAGCCTTTTGCCTGTTCGATTTTATCAGCAATACGAGTATAAAATTCAGCTTCGTCAATTAAACCCTGATTAATTTGAAAAAGGTTTGCAAAATATTCTGTTACACCTTCGTACATCCATAAATGCTCTGACATTTGTGGTGCGTTGTAATCAAAATACTGAATTTCTTTTGAGTGTATGGTTAATGGAGTTACGATATGAAAAAACTCATGAGAAACTACATCTTTCATCGATTCTACCAATTTTTCTTTTGGCATAGATTCCGGTAAAACAACTGTTGTAGCCGTTGGATGCTCTAACGCACCAAAACCGTGTGCGTCATCTTTTGCCATGCTTGACAAATACAATAAAACAGTGTATTTTTTAGTCGCGTTTACTTTTCCTAAAAAGTTTTTTTGCGCCGTCATCATTGTTTTCATTTCCGGTGTAATACTTTCGGCAGTAAATTTTCCTGTTGGAGAATAAACAGCAATCAAAATATCCATTCCGTTTACGTTGAATGTAGTATAATCCGGTTTAGAATACATAATTGGATTTTCGACCAAAACTGCATAACGCGGTGTTGTAAAAACATCGCTTGTTTTGCTTGCATCTTCATCTGTCATCGAAGTTGCTCCCCAAAGTGTTTCAGGATGTGTGATGGTAACTTTATACGGAACATCTAATTTATCCTGAAAATACCCCACAAACCCGTGTGTATTTACCATGAAATTAATTCCTGCGTTGATATTAGTTCCTGCTGGCGAAAAAACATCGTCATTTCCAAAACCTGTTCCTTTTTCAGTATCAAAAGTATCGCCAACTAAATAACTTACTTTTTTTAATGTTTTAGCATTTGAAATAGACCATGAATTATCGTCGATTCTTTTTACCGTTAAAGGGTTTCCTTTAGCATCAAAAGCTCTAAAATCATCTGAATATTTACCGTAATTATCTGTAGAATAAGTTCCCGGCACTGTTTTAGGAATGCTGTAAATTACTTCGTCTGTTTTTATTGCCGGAGGCGTAACAGTTACCAAAACTTTATCGTCTTTTACATCGACAAGGTTAATGTTAACTTCTACTGTATTGCTTTTTGCAGCTCCGGAAGTAGCACCGGTTTTACAGCTCCAAAACGTTACCGCAAGAGCTAATGTGTAAAGTATTTTTTTCATTTGTTTATGTTTAGTTATGTGTATTGGACTTACAAAATGTAATAATGTTACACGAATTTGAAAATATAAAAAAAAACTCCTGATTCACAGGAGTTTTATGTTAGTCAAGTTTGTTCTTTATATAATATTTTCCATCCAAATCTTCATCAAAATCATCTATTTTAACGGGTTTTGGTTTTGGTTTATTTGCAATTGCCTTCTTTTTCCACATTTCAAATTTTTCGAGTGGCATTTTCTTTTTCATGATTTCCAGAACTTCTTTTTCTGCCAATCCAAATTCTTTTTTTATAATTTCAAATGGATTTCTTTCTTCCAAGGCTAACGAAACAAGTTTTTCCGTTTGTTCCCAGCTCAACTCTTTGCGGTTACTCTTTTTCATCACGTGAAAATTAATTCAAAATAGGGGTTAATGATTAATAGATTGATTTTCAATTTAAGTATCAATATTAATAAAAAAAATAATTAGTTGGTTCGATCCGGTGCACTTTTTTTAATGATTTTGCTTGTTTTTTCCGGATCTTGATTTTTGAAACGGAATTTGCAATAAATTTTTCAGTTTGTTATGTTCTTCGGGAGCCATATGTGTGTCTACTCCATAAATTAATTTTTCTTTTGGCAAAGTTGTAAAAGTTCCAAAAAGACGATCCCAAACAGAAAAAATGTTGCCATAATTACTGTCTGTATACGGTAAAACATAATGATGATGCACTTTATGCATATTAGGAGATACGATCAAATAACTTAGGATATTGTCTAATTTATTGGGTAAAGATATATTGGCATGATTAAATTGCGACGCTACAACCGATAAACTCTGATATAAAAATACCATCCACATTGGGCTTCCTACAATTAAAACACCAAGAGTTGTAAATACAAAACGTATTATGCTTTCTCCCGGATGATGACGATTTGCTGTTGTAGTATCAATCCAGGTATCTGTATGATGAATGAGGTGAAAACGCCATAGAAATTTTACTTTATGTTCAATAAAATGGACTAAATAAGCGCCTATTAAATCTAATAGAAGCAATCCAATAATGGTATAAAGCCAAATAGGAATTTGGGGCAGCCATTGCAGTATTCCAAAATGATTTTCGGTAGTCCAGCTTGCGGTTTTTATGAGAATAAAAGCCAGAATAAAATTTACAATTATAGTGGTGATCGTAAAAAAGATATTAATTCCTGCGTGCTGCCATTTTCTGTATTGCAGCTGAAACAACGGAAACGTATTTTCAATTAACCAAAAAAGTGTTATTCCTCCAACCAAAATTAAACTTCGGTGTGAAGATGGAATCGTACTGAAATAAGCAATGATTTCATTCATGATAAACATCGATTTAGGTAGAATATTTGCCGCTTTTAAAAGTAATTAAAGTTAGTAATATTTGACAAAAAAAGAGAAAATCAAATATAAAATATATGATTTTCTCTTTTGAAATAGAGTATGTTATAAGAGCTTTATGATTTTTTGATAAGGCTAATTATAAATAATAATACCCAGGCACCTCCGGCAGCGATTACAATTTGCCAAAGCAAACCTCCGCCTCCAATACCAAGTTTACCGGCAAGCCATCCACCGAAGAATCCACCGATAATTCCAACAACGATATTACCAATTAATCCAAAACCTGCACCTTTCCAAACCTGACCAGCTAACCACCCAGAAATTGCTCCAATAAGTAAGAAATAAATAAATTCCATATTTTAAATTTTAATTATGTTATGTTATGAAGTGTTCTTTACGCTTCGTTATGATTTTGTAAAAGTGTTTTGTATATAAATCCTGCCACTATTGCTCCAAGAATAGGTGCTGCCCAAAATAACCAAACCTGAGATAATGGTTCTCCACCAACAAATACAGCCTGAGATAATGATCTTGCCGGATTTACCGATGTATTTGTGATAGGAATACTAATAAGATGAATTAAAGTTAATGCTAAACCAATGGCAATACCTGCAAATCTTCCATTTGCAAACTTATCTGTAGCTCCTAAAATAATCAATAAGAAAAATAATGTCAGTACAAATTCAGCGATAAAAGCGGCTGCTAAAGAATATCCATCGGGAGAAAAAGCACCAAAACCGTTTGAAGCAAAAGCTCCTGCTTTTGTAGCATCAATAACAAAACCTGCTTTTCCTGATGCAATTGTGTATAATGTTCCTGCAGCAGCTATAGCACCAATACACTGCGCTATAATATAGGGTGCAAGATCTTTAGCAGGGAATCTTCCTCCTGCCCATAAACCAAACGAAACAGCAGGATTAAAGTGCCCGCCTGAAATATGACCAACAGCATACGCCATTGTTAAAACAGTTAAACCAAATGCTAATGCAACGCCTGCAAATCCAATTCCCAATTCTGGAAATCCGGCTGCAAAAATTGCACTTCCGCAACCACCAAAAACCAGCCAATAAGTTCCGAAGAACTCTGCAAATAATTTTTTCATAATAAATAATTTAAATTAAAGATTGTTTGTTAAAGGGTATATTGGTATGCCCAAAAAATCAATACAATTTGTAAAGGCAAACGTATTAATAAAATTACTTTTAACAAAGAAAAACTCCTTTTTTTCTTACAAAACATATAAACATTTGCAGGAAAAACAGCAATTAGTAATGCTATAATTCCCCAAGCGGCAAAATGTGTTGTAAAAGGAACAATTAAGAGAATACCTAAAATGATTTCGGCAGCTCCACTTAAAATATTTAATAATTTGGGGTTTGGCAGATAGGGCGGAATGATTCTGATATACATTCCGGGATTTTTGAAATGATTGATTCCAGCAATTATGTAAAGAAAAGCCATCAGATATAAATGCCAGGGTAAATTCATGATATATAATTGTTTACCACGAAAGTAGGAAAAAAATTAACAAATATTGAATTATAAGTATGTTATTTTTAACAGAATATAATTTGTGTTAATTTTTTCGTTTGAAATTTATGTTCATTATAATAATAGCCAGAATAATCAGAACAATTCCAACCCATTGTAAAAAGATAACTTTTTCGTTCAATAAGATATATGCCATCATAACAGAAACTGGTAATTCAAGTGCCGAAACGATACTTCCCAAACCAATTCCGGTAAGAGGAAATCCGGCATTCATAAGCATTGGCGGAATTATAGTTCCAAATAATGCCAGAATAATTCCCCACTTCATGAAAATGGTAAGATCAAAAGTGGTTGTCTGAGTAGAAAATGCGAAAGAAAATACGATTATTGCGCCTCCCAAAAGCATGTATAAACTACGTTGAGCAGATGAAATTTCTGTAGCTACACGATTTGCTGTAAACATTGTAGTCGTAAAAGATGCTGCTGCCATTATTCCCCAGGCAATTCCTCGCCAATCCAGTTTGATATCGTTATTGATAATATTGGTTGCCAAAACAGTTCCAATCAAAACAATAAATACGGCAATCACTTTTTGTTTGGATGGTAATTTTTTTTCCAGAATCATTTCTAGTAAAACACCCATCCAAACGGTTTGCATTAATAGAACAATACCAATTGAAACAGGAATATATTTTACTGCCAGATAATAGAATAAACTTGTCATTCCTAATGAAGTTCCGGCAAGCATTAAACTAAATATGTTTTTTGAAGTTGCTTTTACAACATTGTCTTTATGTTTTATTTTTTGAAATACATTAATTAATAAAACACCAATAATTCCTAATACAAATTGAGATGTAGTTACTTCGGCAGTTGTATATCCTTCTGAATAAGCCATTTTTACAAAAGTGGCCAACATTCCGTAAGTTGTAGCTCCAATTGCAACTAAAAATACTCCCTTTAATACGTTGTTTTGTGACATCTTAATTTGTTTAGATTAAAAAATAAAAGCCGGCAAAGGTAAGCTATTTTATTTGGGATTTAATAGTAAACCACTATAAACATTAATAGAGTTATTGTTTTAGGTGTTATTTAAAATCTAAAATTGTGAATTTGACAGAATTGGGTTGTTTCTTAAAAATAAAAAACCCGTCAAAAAAAATAATTTGACGGGTTGAAATTTTATCTGCTGAAAAAATTATTTTACAACAGGCTGATTTTTATAAGTTTCTATTTCGAAAACTAAAGTTGCGTTTGGCGGAATTACTCCTCCGGCACCTTTTTCTCCATAAGCCAGGTTTGCAGGAAGAAAGAATATTGCTTTTTCGCCATCTGTCATCATATCTAATGCTTCTAAAAAGCCGGGAATCATACCGTCTTTTTTACCAACAGTAAAAGGAAAAGCCTGATATCCTTTTTGAGCATCACGGTTTGCATCATATTTACCATATGCTTTTGCTACACTTGCCATGCTGCTGTCAAAAAGATTTCCGTCTTCAAAATATCCTGCGTAATGGAAAAAAATTGCAGATCCTTCAGCTCCTTTTACACCGGTTCCTTTTTGTGTTATAACATATTTTAAACCGGAAGCAGTTGCAGTTGCTTTGGCTTTTGTTGCAGCAAAATAAGCCGCTTTTGCCGTAATTACTTTTTTAGCTTCTTCTTTTTTAGCTTCTTCTTTTTTTACATCATCAGCTAAAACTTTTACGGCATCGAATTTTTTAGCCGCTGCACCTTTACGCGTAATGGTAATTTTTGTCATGATATCATCCTGAACAATTTTATTCACATTGTCCATTCCTGAAACTACATGACCAAAAATGGTGTGTTTTCCGTTTAACCAAGGTGTTTCTTTATGCGTGATAAAGAATTGACTTCCGTTTGTTGCAGGACCTGAATTTGCCATTGCCAAAACGCCGCCTTTCTCAAATTTTAATTCTTCTACAAATTCATCTTTAAATGAAAATCCCGGACCTCCGGAACCGTTTCCGTCAGGATCTCCACCCTGAATCATGAAATCATTGATAACTCTGTGAAATTTTAATCCGTCGTAAAAAGGTTTTCCTTTCAGTCTTTCCACTTTTACATTCGGGTTTGTACCTTCTGCCAAAGAAATAAAGTTAGCTACAGTAACGGGAGCTTTTACATATTCTAAAGACAAAACGATATCGCCTTTAGTTGTAGAAATAGTAGCAAAAATTCCTTCGTTAGGATTTGATTGCGCCACTGCTTTTGTTGTAGTTGGTTTTTTAGCAACTGGTTTTTTCGTTGTTTGTGCCTGAATATTGATTATTGCAAGGCAAAATAAAAATAGAAATTTAAATTTCATTGTGTATAGAATTTTAGGTCTGTAATAATATCGCCAAAAATAGGAATATTATTACGGTTTTTCTAATAATTGTACTTCAAAAATAATATTAGCATTTGGTGGGATAACTCCTCCGGCTCCTGTTGCGCCATAAGCTAAATGCGATGGAATAAAAAGAACGGCTTTATCTCCAAAAGAAAGTTTTTCGATTCCTTCAATAAATCCCGGAATCATACCGTCTTTTTTACCTGCCTGAAAAGGAATTGGTGTGTATGCTTTTGCTTCGGCTCTTGCAGGATCAAATTTTCCAAACGTTTTTGCTACATCTTCAAGGCTTGTATCAAACAAAGTTCCGTTTTCTAAAAATCCTGCGTAATGAATGTATAATTGCGTTCCAATGGCAGGTTTTTTTCCTGTTCCTTTTTCAGTAATCACATATTCTAAACCAGTTGAAGTTTTAGTTGCTTTTGCTTTTTGAGCGGCATAATACTCTATTTTTTCTTTTTGAACTCCGGCAAATTTGCTTTGTTCTTTAGCTATATCCGAAAAATAATCATGAAATACTTTTCCGGCATCAAACTTTTTAGCAGCTTCACCATTTCTGATAATAGTAACGGTAACAATTTTATCGTCTTGTTTTACCTGATTTACAACTTCTTGTCCTTTTTCGACCACATGTCCAAAAATGGTATGTTTTCCGTTTAACCAAGGTGTTTCAACATGTGTGATAAAAAACTGACTGCTGTTTGTTCCCGGACCATTATTGGCCATTGCCAAAACACCTGCTTTGTCAAATTTTAAATCTGTAAATTCATCTTTAAATTTATATCCTGCATCTCCAGAACCTGTTCCTTCCGGATCTCCGGTCTGAATCATGAAATCTTCGATAACTCTGTGAAACTTTAATCCATCAAAAAAAGGCTTGCCTTTAAGGTATTCTTTTGTAACAAATTCATTTTTTCCTTCGGCTAGAGTTACAAAATTGGCAACAGTTATTGGTGCTTTTTTATAATCTAATTCAACAATAATATGCCCTTTATTGGTTTCAATATCAGCATATAAACCATCAGGTAAATTGCTGTGCTCGTCTTTACAAGAATATAATGAAGAAACGGCTAATAGTAATAGTACAATACTTTTTTTCATTTTTTAAATGTTGTTTTTATGGTTTTACAGTATCTTTTTTAATTTCAGCTGCAGCTTTTTTAACTACAGGTTTTGTTGGTTGAACCGATGGATTTTTTGTTGCAGCTGCAGTTGTGCCTGTAGTAGCAGGAGTTGTTGTTGTAGTTGTAGCAGCAGCCGGATCTGGTACAAAATTGCGAAGTGTAACAGTACAAATCAGCGATTCGTTTGTTCCAATTTTTTTGTTATCTCCGTGATATCCGTATGCAATATGTGACGGAAACAAGAAAGTCACAGTTTCGTTTTTGTGCATCAATTTAATACCGTCGCGCAATCCCATCATGATATCCTGTTTGTCTACATAATAAGTCTGTGGACCAAGTTCTGCTTCAGAATAAATTATTTTACCTTCAATATCTTTTACTTCTAAATTAAAATAAGCAATATCTCCTTTTCTTGGGGTTTTAGTATCGGTTGTATTTTTTTCATCATACGAAAGCCAATATCCTTTTCTGGTGGCATAATATTTTACTTTCGGATTGCTTTTGATGATTTTTTTAATAACATCTTCTTCACTGGCAACCAGTTTTTTATTTCGATCAGCTGATTTTTTCATGAAAGATCCCGAAGATCTCGAAATAGGTCTTCTGGCTTCTTCATGTTGTTTGCAGCTAACCAATAAAACAGCAAAAAGTAGGGTGTAAATGCTTAGTTTTAAGTAGTTCATTTGGGTTATATTTTTAGTTTTGTTACTAGATCTTCAAATTTTCTCACCGTTTCTTCCATAGAAACGTCAGATCTTCCGCCAGCAGCATTGCTGTGACCTCCGCCATTAAAATGATCTCTTGCAAATTGATTTACATCAAATCCACCTTGCGAACGGAAAGATATTTTGATAATATTTTCGTCTCTATTTTCTATAAAAATAGCAGTAAAACAGATTCCTTTTATACTTAATCCATAATTAACAATTCCTTCGGTATCGCCTTTTACGTAATGAAAAGAATCTAACTCTGCCTGTGTAAGTGTCGTATAAGAGGTTTTATATTCGTCAAAAACCTTCATGTTTTGTAACGCGCGACCTAATAATTGCAAACGGCTGTAAGAACTATTGTCAAATAACAGCACCGGAATTTGGGTATTTTCAACGCCAAGATCTATCAATTCTGCAATAATACGATGTGTGTTTCCTGTTGTTCCCGGAAAACGAAATGAACCTGAATCAGTCAATATTCCGGTATAAATACAAGTTGCAATAGTTTTGTCTAAATCTTGTTTTTTGTCTAAAAATGAAATGAAGTTATAAACCATTTCACAAGTTGACCCAAAAGAAGTATCAGAGTACATATACATGGCATAATCATCAGGTTTTTGATGATGATCGATCATGATAAACGGAGCTTTTAGTTTTGCTAAAGTATGTTCCATTTCGCCTGTACGATGAAAAGCATTAAAGTCAAGTGTGAAAATTATCTCTGCTTCTTCTAATATTTTCGTGCAGTTTTCAGTGTCTTT
It contains:
- the gldI gene encoding gliding motility-associated peptidyl-prolyl isomerase GldI — translated: MNYLKLSIYTLLFAVLLVSCKQHEEARRPISRSSGSFMKKSADRNKKLVASEEDVIKKIIKSNPKVKYYATRKGYWLSYDEKNTTDTKTPRKGDIAYFNLEVKDIEGKIIYSEAELGPQTYYVDKQDIMMGLRDGIKLMHKNETVTFLFPSHIAYGYHGDNKKIGTNESLICTVTLRNFVPDPAAATTTTTTPATTGTTAAATKNPSVQPTKPVVKKAAAEIKKDTVKP
- a CDS encoding DHH family phosphoesterase, with protein sequence MKIQDIQAIQLLLATPKKIAIIPHRGPDGDAMGSTLGLYHFLLKNNHQPTVIAPNDFPDFLAWLPGSETVKIFEKDTENCTKILEEAEIIFTLDFNAFHRTGEMEHTLAKLKAPFIMIDHHQKPDDYAMYMYSDTSFGSTCEMVYNFISFLDKKQDLDKTIATCIYTGILTDSGSFRFPGTTGNTHRIIAELIDLGVENTQIPVLLFDNSSYSRLQLLGRALQNMKVFDEYKTSYTTLTQAELDSFHYVKGDTEGIVNYGLSIKGICFTAIFIENRDENIIKISFRSQGGFDVNQFARDHFNGGGHSNAAGGRSDVSMEETVRKFEDLVTKLKI